The nucleotide sequence AAGAGGATCTGTCCCGGTACCGCAACTTTAGCGGTTGTGGCAATACCTTTGAAACCAACGCGATCGCCACTCGCCTGGTGCTGGATTGCCTGCGTTACTGGGTTTCGGATATGCACATCGACGGCTTCCGGTTTGACCTGGCATCTGCCCTGTCGCGCGACTCCGATGGGGTACCGCTGAAAGATCCACATCTGCTGTGGGCAATTGATACGGACCCTACCTTAGCCGGTACAAAAATCATTGCTGAGGCGTGGGATGCGGGTGGGTTGTATCAGGTTGGCTCCTTTGCAGGCGATCGCTTTGCAGAATGGAATGGACCCTTCCGGGACGATGTGCGCCGCTTTATCAAAGGCGATCCTGGGATGGTCAAGCCTGTGGCTGCCCGCATCATGGCAAGTCCGGATATCTACAGTAAACCAGGACGCAGAGCCGACCACAGCATTAACTTCATCACCTGCCACGATGGGTTTACCTTAAATGACCTGGTTTCCTACAACGAAAAACACAATCAGGCCAATGGCGAAGATAACGGGGATGGCATGGATGCGAACTATAGCTGGAACTGCGGGGTTGAAGGGTTGACCCAGGATCCGGAAGTAGAGGCACTCCGCCAGCGTCAGATCAAAAACTTTCTGACGATGTTGTTTATGTCCCAGGGTACGCCCATGTTGCTGATGGGGGACGAGGTGCGGCGATCGCAGCAGGGCAACAACAATGCCTATTGTCAGGACAGTGAGTTGAGCTGGTTTGACTGGGATTGTGTCGGAAAACATGCCGACCTGCTTCGATTTACTAAAGGGCTGATTAACCTCAGTCAGACCCTGCAAATCTTTCAACTGGAGCACATTCTGGCGGTCACCTATGCCAGCCAGAGTCCCCATATCGTCTGGCATGGCACGACCCTGGGAGAACCCGACTGGGGTGAAAATTCTCACAGTATTGCCTTCACCCTGCGGCATCCGAATCATCATGAATGGCTGCATATCATCTTCAACGCCTATTGGGAACTCCTTTGCTTTGAACTCCCCCCCCTGGAACATGGCGAAACCTGGCACCGCATTGTGGATACTGCCCTGCCCAGTCCGGATGATTTCTGTCCAATCAAATCCGCCCCTGTTGTTGAGCCAGCGTTTTATCCGGCGCATGCTCGTTCAGCCGTGGTATTGATAGCGCTGTAGCCCGCTCAGGCTCCTCCCATCTGTTGCCATTGCAGGGCTTGCTGAACGCGCTCAATCTGTTTATGAGCATGCATTTCGCTGAAAAAGCGAATAGCCGTCTGAAAGCTTGCCACCCCTTGCTCGGCATCCCCCATTTTTTGATAGGTCAATCCAAGCTGGTAATAGGCATCGGCTAAATCACATTTGGCAACGATTTTATCCAGTAGCTCGATCGCCTGGGTATGTTGGCGCGAGGCTTTTTGAAACTCTTGCTGTTCTCGATAGATTTGAGCAATGCCATTAATCGCCTTTGCCCGAATCTGAGTAAAGTCATGTTCCTCAGACAGTTCCAGGGTTCTTTGATAGAACGCCACGGATTGTTCTAAGTAACCCAGATTGCGATAAGTGGAACCCAGAAACAGCAGCGTATAAGCTCTACCCCAGGAAGTTAATGGAACGTCCAGTAACTGTTGCTGCGCCTGTTGAGCATATGCAAGGGCATGGGCTTCCTGGCCCAAACAGGAGTGTAAATAGGCTAAACATCCCAGAGAGTAGATATGGTATTCATGACAGTCTTCAGTTTCGCTGCAAAGGGAAAGCACCTGATTGAATCGGGGAATCGCGGATTCATACTCTCCCAGTTCCCGTTCGCACAGCCCCATGTCAAACAATGCGGAGATCTTCAGGCGTTTTGCACCCAGGGTATCGGCGATCGCCTCGGCAGCACGATGGCAGTCAAAAGCATCCTGAATTCGTCCCTGCAACCGGTAAATATAGCCCAGCAGGTTATAGAGCTTGCCAAGGCGGGTATCAGGACTGAGTTTGGTCGAAATTTCGGCGATTGCCGACACCATCTGCTGAAACAATCGCAATCGATAGAATATCCAGCCCAGGGGCAATGGTTCCTGCCACTTATTTTGCTTGATTTCAACAATGACATCACAGGCTAACTCAAAGTCGTTGATTTCCAAATAGTGGTGGTAGGCTTCCAGCGCACACAGCGCATCATCGATTGTTTCCACAATCTGGACACTGTTCATCCAGAACTCTGCGGCTTTGCGGTTGATCACTTCCCATTCCTGACTGGCACGCAGGCGGGTAATGGCCTCTGCCCGAATTACTGGGTGCAACCAGTACTTGCCTTTCGCCCGCCGAAATTCCAGTAAGGACCGATCCTGGAGCGATCGCAGGATCCATTTTCGCTGCGACTCCGGGACATCCCAGAGCAGACAGAAAATACCCTCAATCGGGATGTAAGGAATATCCTGATAGCGATAGCAGCCCAGACGGCACAGCAGCCGATAAGCCTCCGGGTCAATTTGCTGGAGTCGATTGAACTGGCTGGAGACTAAATCCCTCAGTTCGCGGTCAAATAACAGGTCATCCCGATTTTCCTGCCAGTAGGCTTCAATATTGCCATCAAAATCATTCAAAATCGCGCCGCTCAGAATTTTCATGGCTTTAGCGTTGCCACCGTATGCCCGACAAATTTCAGCGATCGCAGGCGACCCTGAGTTTAGCTGGCGATTACCAAAAAACTCCCTCCATGCCCGTTCATCCAGTCCCCCCAGGGGGTAGCGTTCCAGCCCCACACTGGACTCATACAGTTGTTCCCGACTGGTAATCAGCGTCACAGAGCGTACTGTGGAATCTGCCAGCACCCGTAGCAGGTCGAGGTAGCGTCGATGGGGTTCGATAAACTTGCCATTTCTGTCCAGAGCGGTTTCCAGGTTGTCAATCAAGACCCCAATCCGCTGATTTTCGCTCCTCAGTTTCCGTTTCAACCGCTCCAGGTTAATGCCAAACTCCCGCCCTGGTTCTTCGTTAAAATCGCGTTTTAACCATTCCTCTACCACACTCTCAACGGGCGTAATGTTTTGAGTTTCCGTCGCCATCCAGAGTTCCAGGTAAAAATCAAACCCCTGGGTGTCAAAGTACTTACGCGCCAGGGTGGTCTTTCCCTGTCCCCCATCTCCCTGAATTAAAATAATCCGGTTGCCCTGCTGCACCAGGGTATTCAGGCTGTTAATCGCCGACTCTCGCCCCACAAAGTTGGAGTCCGCTTCCAGGGCATTACCATTGGTTGCTGGCTCAACCAGTTCTCCCCGGTTGGTAGCAGGCAACCCCGCCGAATTACCGTTTTGCTGAGAACGACAGTAACGCTGCACGGCTGACCGGAAATTGGTTTTGGTGACGGATTCCCCCACCATCCTGGTCAGCAGCCGGAACAGTTTGGCACCTTCATCCCGGACGTAAGCATCATTATGGTTGGAGGCTTCCGCGATCGCTTCATAGGTCTGATCCTGCCATGCCCCGCTGACAATCTCTCGTTGCAGATTAGTTAAATGCCTACCCGTGGCTAAAAAGACTAATTGATCAACCAGTTCCAGTCCTTCTTCGGCACCCATCAGCGATTGCGGTTCAACTTATCCCAAATTTAACTTAACCGTTCTGACATTTTCCAACACCGAAAATGCACCCAACATTTCCGCCGTATCGAGCAGCTTTCAAAGT is from Leptothermofonsia sichuanensis E412 and encodes:
- the glgX gene encoding glycogen debranching protein GlgX; the encoded protein is MKSTILPGESFPLGATVRDRGVNFCLFSRECTGIDLLLFDQPDAPHPSRVISLDPRQNKTAQYWHVFVPGIGAGQVYAYRGDGPYEPRRGLRCDRDKVLLDPYARAVTNWENYSRDAARLPGDNCPKALRGVVVDSTTYDWEEDVHPRIPYSRTVIYEMHVASFTRHPNAGVAVEKRGTFAGLMEKIPYLKELGITAVELMPIHHFDPYDACPGLENYWGYSTIAFFAPYVGYSSRRDPLGPVDEFRDMVKALHRAGIEVILDVVFNHTAEGNEDGPTLSFRGLSNQDYYMLEEDLSRYRNFSGCGNTFETNAIATRLVLDCLRYWVSDMHIDGFRFDLASALSRDSDGVPLKDPHLLWAIDTDPTLAGTKIIAEAWDAGGLYQVGSFAGDRFAEWNGPFRDDVRRFIKGDPGMVKPVAARIMASPDIYSKPGRRADHSINFITCHDGFTLNDLVSYNEKHNQANGEDNGDGMDANYSWNCGVEGLTQDPEVEALRQRQIKNFLTMLFMSQGTPMLLMGDEVRRSQQGNNNAYCQDSELSWFDWDCVGKHADLLRFTKGLINLSQTLQIFQLEHILAVTYASQSPHIVWHGTTLGEPDWGENSHSIAFTLRHPNHHEWLHIIFNAYWELLCFELPPLEHGETWHRIVDTALPSPDDFCPIKSAPVVEPAFYPAHARSAVVLIAL
- a CDS encoding tetratricopeptide repeat protein, with amino-acid sequence MGAEEGLELVDQLVFLATGRHLTNLQREIVSGAWQDQTYEAIAEASNHNDAYVRDEGAKLFRLLTRMVGESVTKTNFRSAVQRYCRSQQNGNSAGLPATNRGELVEPATNGNALEADSNFVGRESAINSLNTLVQQGNRIILIQGDGGQGKTTLARKYFDTQGFDFYLELWMATETQNITPVESVVEEWLKRDFNEEPGREFGINLERLKRKLRSENQRIGVLIDNLETALDRNGKFIEPHRRYLDLLRVLADSTVRSVTLITSREQLYESSVGLERYPLGGLDERAWREFFGNRQLNSGSPAIAEICRAYGGNAKAMKILSGAILNDFDGNIEAYWQENRDDLLFDRELRDLVSSQFNRLQQIDPEAYRLLCRLGCYRYQDIPYIPIEGIFCLLWDVPESQRKWILRSLQDRSLLEFRRAKGKYWLHPVIRAEAITRLRASQEWEVINRKAAEFWMNSVQIVETIDDALCALEAYHHYLEINDFELACDVIVEIKQNKWQEPLPLGWIFYRLRLFQQMVSAIAEISTKLSPDTRLGKLYNLLGYIYRLQGRIQDAFDCHRAAEAIADTLGAKRLKISALFDMGLCERELGEYESAIPRFNQVLSLCSETEDCHEYHIYSLGCLAYLHSCLGQEAHALAYAQQAQQQLLDVPLTSWGRAYTLLFLGSTYRNLGYLEQSVAFYQRTLELSEEHDFTQIRAKAINGIAQIYREQQEFQKASRQHTQAIELLDKIVAKCDLADAYYQLGLTYQKMGDAEQGVASFQTAIRFFSEMHAHKQIERVQQALQWQQMGGA